A single region of the Anomaloglossus baeobatrachus isolate aAnoBae1 chromosome 2, aAnoBae1.hap1, whole genome shotgun sequence genome encodes:
- the LOC142289814 gene encoding general transcription factor II-I repeat domain-containing protein 2-like — protein sequence MASAMSSKKRKIADEKRIFQDKWEQLYFVTEVGAKVQCLICFQFIAVLKDYNVRRHYMTHHGEQYEALSGKLRDEKVQQLKASLKKQRNLFSSINKASESSVKASFVLSNMIAKYSRPFTEGQFIKDCFVKASEILCPDKTKLFEGISLSANTVASRITESASNIHQQLITAAQSFEAFSIALDESTGVTDTAYCAVFIRGVDENLNIIEEFLDLLPMKGTTTGRDIFKAFEDCINTAELPWDKLVSVVTDGAPAMCSENIGVVGLLKAKQNQLSLSGPFSAIHCILHQEALCGKSVQLKEVMDFVVKTVNFIRARGLNHRQFTSFLSDMDTEYGDLLYHTEVRWLSRGRVLKRFFSLREEIALFMALKDNDVFQLSDPAFLSDLAFLTDVTEHLNELNLKLQGQKHIITIMFDSVKAFKCKLSLWAKQLQSGNLAHFSAMQSLVQTTPDRLKMYSDIILQLLQEFNRRFHDFQDLETEFALFATPFAVDVSCVSEDLQMELVDLQCDTVLKQKYMDIGVPDFYKFVSQEKFPKLVKAAARIMAMFGSTYVCEQFFSSMKHNKSALRSRLTDEHLRATLRLATAHDFKPQVDMLVSGKRSQLSSQTGVCHP from the coding sequence ATGGCATCTGCAATGTCATCAAAAAAGCGCAAGATTGCTGATGAAAAACGAATATTTCAGGACAAGTGGGAACAGCTATATTTTGTCACAGAGGTTGGAGCGAAAGTCCAGTGTTTGATTTGTTTTCAATTTATCGCAGTGCTTAAGGACTACAATGTGCGACGACATTACATGACGCACCACGGAGAACAGTATGAAGCACTGTCTGGCAAACTACGAGATGAAAAGGTTCAGCAGCTGAAAGCATCACTTAAAAAACAGCGAAACCTTTTCTCAAGTATTAACAAGGCAAGCGAATCTTCGGTGAAAGCAAGTTTTGTCCTCAGTAACATGATAGCAAAATATTCACGACCATTTACTGAGGGTCAGTTCATTAAAGACTGTTTTGTAAAGGCAAGTGAAATTTTGTGTCCAGACAAAACAAAACTATTCGAAGGCATAAGCTTGTCCGCGAATACTGTTGCTAGTAGAATCACTGAATCTGCTAGTAACATTCATCAGCAACTCATTACAGCAGCACAAAGTTTTGAAGCATTTTCCATAGCACTTGACGAGAGTACTGGTGTAACGGATACAGCATACTGTGCTGTGTTCATTCGTGGGGTTGATGAAAACTTAAACATAATCGAGGAATTTTTAGACTTATTACCTATGAAAGGCACAACAACTGGTCGTGACATTTTTAAAGCATTTGAAGATTGTATCAATACAGCAGAACTGCCATGGGATAAACTTGTGTCTGTGGTAACCGACGGTGCACCAGCAATGTGTTCTGAAAACATCGGTGTTGTGGGATTATTGAAAGCAAAACAAAACCAGCTTTCTTTGTCGGGTCCTTTCAGCGCAATACACTGCATTCTGCATCAAGAAGCGCTGTGTGGAAAAAGTGTACAACTGAAAGAAGTGATGGACTTTGTGGTTAAGACAGTGAATTTTATACGGGCAAGAGGTCTTAATCATAGGCAGTTTACTTCATTCTTGTCTGATATGGACACCGAATATGGAGACTTGCTGTATCATACTGAAGTCAGATGGCTGAGCCGCGGAAGAGTGTTGAAAAGATTTTTTTCCTTAAGAGAGGAGATAGCGCTTTTTATGGCACTGAAAGATAATGATGTCTTCCAACTTTCTGACCCAGCTTTTCTATCTGATTTAGCGTTTCTAACTGATGTCACAGAACATCTCAATGAACTCAACTTGAAGCTCCAAGGCCAAAAGCACATAATTACAATAATGTTTGACAGTGTCAAAGCATTCAAATGTAAGTTGTCTTTGTGGGCCAAACAGTTGCAGTCTGGCAATTTGGCTCATTTCTCAGCTATGCAGTCACTGGTACAAACTACACCGGATCGTTTGAAAATGTACTCCGATATAATTTTACAACTACTACAAGAGTTCAATCGACGTTTTCATGATTTCCAGGATCTTGAAACTgaatttgcactctttgccacaccaTTTGCAGTGGATGTTTCTTGTGTTTCAGAAGATCTGCAGATGGAGCTTGTTGACTTGCAGTGTGACACTGTTCTGAAACAGAAGTATATGGACATTGGTGTTCCAGATTTCTATAAGTTTGTTTCACAAGAAAAGTTTCCAAAACTTGTTAAAGCTGCTGCCAGGATCATGGCCATGTTTGGCAGTACATATGTATGCGAACAGTTTTTCTCCTCAATGAAGCATAACAAATCAGCATTACGGTCAAGACTTACAGATGAGCATCTTCGTGCAACATTGCGATTGGCTACTGCACATGATTTCAAACCCCAAGTTGACATGCTTGTATCTGGCAAACGCAGTCAATTGAGCAGCCAGACTGGAGTTTGTCACCCTTGA